One segment of Falco rusticolus isolate bFalRus1 chromosome 3, bFalRus1.pri, whole genome shotgun sequence DNA contains the following:
- the PUF60 gene encoding poly(U)-binding-splicing factor PUF60 isoform X7 encodes MLAKPMAAQRQRALAIMCRVYVGSIYYELGEDTIRQAFAPFGPIKSIDMSWDSVTMKHKGFAFVEYEVPEAAQLALEQMNSVMLGGRNIKVGRPSNIGQAQPIIDQLAEEARAFNRIYVASVHQDLSDDDIKSVFEAFGKIKSCTLARDPTTGKHKGYGFIEYEKAQSSQDAVSSMNLFDLGGQYLRVGKAVTPPMPLLTPATPGGLPPAAAVAAAAATAKITAQEAVAGAAVLGTLATPGLVSPALTLAQPLGALPQAVMAAQAPGVITGVTPARPPIPVTIPQVGVVNPILASPPALGLMEVKKEKEEEEVFQESERPEMLSEQEHMSISGSSARHMVMQKLLRKQESTVMVLRNMVDPKDIDDDLEGEVTEECGKFGAVNRVIIYQEKQGEEEDAEIIVKIFVEFSMASETHKAIQALNGRWFAGRKVVAEVYDQERFDNSDLSA; translated from the exons ATGCTGGCCAaacct ATGGCAGCTCAGAGGCAGCGCGCCCTGGCCATCATGTGTCGTGTGTATGTGGGCTCTATATACTACGAACTGGGAGAAGACACCATTCGCCAGGCCTTTGCCCCATTTGGACCTATAAAAAGCATTGATATGTCCTGGGACTCTGTTACAATGAAACACAAG ggttttgcttttgtggaaTATGAGGTACCCGAAGCTGCTCAGTTGGCCTTGGAGCAGATGAATTCTGTCATGCTGGGGGGAAGAAATATAAAG gtTGGGAGACCTAGTAATATAGGTCAGGCACAACCAATTATAGACCAGCTAGCAGAAGAGGCACGGGCTTTCAACCGCATCTATGTGGCATCTGTTCACCAGGACCTTTCAGATGATGACATCAAGAGTGTGTTTGAGGCCTTTGGGAAGATCAAATCCTGCACGCTAGCCAGGGATCCCacaacaggaaaacacaaaggcTATGGTTTCATTG AATATGAGAAAGCACAATCTTCTCAAGATGCTGTTTCCTCTATGAACCTCTTTGACCTTGGAGGTCAATATCTCCGAGTTGGTAAAGCTGTGACTCCTCCGATGCCTCTCCTGACACCTGCTACGCCAGGAGGActacctccagcagcagctgtcgCTGCAGCAGCTGCTACAGCAAAGATCACAGCACAG GAAGcggtggcaggagctgcagttcTTGGTACTTTGGCAACCCCTGGGCTGGTCTCTCCAGCACTGACTCTGGCCCAGCCCTTAGGGGCGCTGCCACAGGCTGTAATGGCAGCACAGGCACCGGGAGTCATTACAG GTGTAACCCCTGCCCGACCTCCCATTCCTGTCACTATTCCACAAGTGGGAGTTGTGAATCCTATCCTGGCCAGTCCCCCAGCACTGGGCCTGATGGAGGtcaaaaaggagaaggaagaggaggaggtatTCCAGGAGTCGGAGAGGCCAGAGATGCTGAGTGAACAGGAACACATGAGCATATCTGGCAGCAGTGCCCGTCATATGGTGATGCAGAAATTGCTTCGTAAACAGGAG TCCACTGTGATGGTGCTTCGCAACATGGTGGATCCAAAGGACATTGATGATGACCTAGAGGGAGAAGTGACAGAAGAATGTGGCAAATTTGGGGCTGTAAACAGGGTCATCATCTACCAGGAGAAgcaaggagaagaggaggatgCAGAGATCATTGTCAAGATCTTTGTGGAGTTCTCCATGGCCTCAGAGACACACAAAGCCATTCAGGCTCTGAACGGGCGCTGGTTTGCAGGAAGAAAGGTGGTAGCAGAGGTGTATGACCAGGAGAGATTTGATAACAGTGACCTGTCAGCATGA
- the PUF60 gene encoding poly(U)-binding-splicing factor PUF60 isoform X8, with translation MAAQRQRALAIMCRVYVGSIYYELGEDTIRQAFAPFGPIKSIDMSWDSVTMKHKGFAFVEYEVPEAAQLALEQMNSVMLGGRNIKVGRPSNIGQAQPIIDQLAEEARAFNRIYVASVHQDLSDDDIKSVFEAFGKIKSCTLARDPTTGKHKGYGFIEYEKAQSSQDAVSSMNLFDLGGQYLRVGKAVTPPMPLLTPATPGGLPPAAAVAAAAATAKITAQEAVAGAAVLGTLATPGLVSPALTLAQPLGALPQAVMAAQAPGVITGVTPARPPIPVTIPQVGVVNPILASPPALGLMEVKKEKEEEEVFQESERPEMLSEQEHMSISGSSARHMVMQKLLRKQESTVMVLRNMVDPKDIDDDLEGEVTEECGKFGAVNRVIIYQEKQGEEEDAEIIVKIFVEFSMASETHKAIQALNGRWFAGRKVVAEVYDQERFDNSDLSA, from the exons ATGGCAGCTCAGAGGCAGCGCGCCCTGGCCATCATGTGTCGTGTGTATGTGGGCTCTATATACTACGAACTGGGAGAAGACACCATTCGCCAGGCCTTTGCCCCATTTGGACCTATAAAAAGCATTGATATGTCCTGGGACTCTGTTACAATGAAACACAAG ggttttgcttttgtggaaTATGAGGTACCCGAAGCTGCTCAGTTGGCCTTGGAGCAGATGAATTCTGTCATGCTGGGGGGAAGAAATATAAAG gtTGGGAGACCTAGTAATATAGGTCAGGCACAACCAATTATAGACCAGCTAGCAGAAGAGGCACGGGCTTTCAACCGCATCTATGTGGCATCTGTTCACCAGGACCTTTCAGATGATGACATCAAGAGTGTGTTTGAGGCCTTTGGGAAGATCAAATCCTGCACGCTAGCCAGGGATCCCacaacaggaaaacacaaaggcTATGGTTTCATTG AATATGAGAAAGCACAATCTTCTCAAGATGCTGTTTCCTCTATGAACCTCTTTGACCTTGGAGGTCAATATCTCCGAGTTGGTAAAGCTGTGACTCCTCCGATGCCTCTCCTGACACCTGCTACGCCAGGAGGActacctccagcagcagctgtcgCTGCAGCAGCTGCTACAGCAAAGATCACAGCACAG GAAGcggtggcaggagctgcagttcTTGGTACTTTGGCAACCCCTGGGCTGGTCTCTCCAGCACTGACTCTGGCCCAGCCCTTAGGGGCGCTGCCACAGGCTGTAATGGCAGCACAGGCACCGGGAGTCATTACAG GTGTAACCCCTGCCCGACCTCCCATTCCTGTCACTATTCCACAAGTGGGAGTTGTGAATCCTATCCTGGCCAGTCCCCCAGCACTGGGCCTGATGGAGGtcaaaaaggagaaggaagaggaggaggtatTCCAGGAGTCGGAGAGGCCAGAGATGCTGAGTGAACAGGAACACATGAGCATATCTGGCAGCAGTGCCCGTCATATGGTGATGCAGAAATTGCTTCGTAAACAGGAG TCCACTGTGATGGTGCTTCGCAACATGGTGGATCCAAAGGACATTGATGATGACCTAGAGGGAGAAGTGACAGAAGAATGTGGCAAATTTGGGGCTGTAAACAGGGTCATCATCTACCAGGAGAAgcaaggagaagaggaggatgCAGAGATCATTGTCAAGATCTTTGTGGAGTTCTCCATGGCCTCAGAGACACACAAAGCCATTCAGGCTCTGAACGGGCGCTGGTTTGCAGGAAGAAAGGTGGTAGCAGAGGTGTATGACCAGGAGAGATTTGATAACAGTGACCTGTCAGCATGA
- the PUF60 gene encoding poly(U)-binding-splicing factor PUF60 isoform X6 has product MEQSIKSVLVKQTIAHQQQQLTNLQMAAVTMGFGDPLSPLQSMAAQRQRALAIMCRVYVGSIYYELGEDTIRQAFAPFGPIKSIDMSWDSVTMKHKGFAFVEYEVPEAAQLALEQMNSVMLGGRNIKVGRPSNIGQAQPIIDQLAEEARAFNRIYVASVHQDLSDDDIKSVFEAFGKIKSCTLARDPTTGKHKGYGFIEYEKAQSSQDAVSSMNLFDLGGQYLRVGKAVTPPMPLLTPATPGGLPPAAAVAAAAATAKITAQEAVAGAAVLGTLATPGLVSPALTLAQPLGALPQAVMAAQAPGVITGVTPARPPIPVTIPQVGVVNPILASPPALGLMEVKKEKEEEEVFQESERPEMLSEQEHMSISGSSARHMVMQKLLRKQESTVMVLRNMVDPKDIDDDLEGEVTEECGKFGAVNRVIIYQEKQGEEEDAEIIVKIFVEFSMASETHKAIQALNGRWFAGRKVVAEVYDQERFDNSDLSA; this is encoded by the exons ATGGCAGCTCAGAGGCAGCGCGCCCTGGCCATCATGTGTCGTGTGTATGTGGGCTCTATATACTACGAACTGGGAGAAGACACCATTCGCCAGGCCTTTGCCCCATTTGGACCTATAAAAAGCATTGATATGTCCTGGGACTCTGTTACAATGAAACACAAG ggttttgcttttgtggaaTATGAGGTACCCGAAGCTGCTCAGTTGGCCTTGGAGCAGATGAATTCTGTCATGCTGGGGGGAAGAAATATAAAG gtTGGGAGACCTAGTAATATAGGTCAGGCACAACCAATTATAGACCAGCTAGCAGAAGAGGCACGGGCTTTCAACCGCATCTATGTGGCATCTGTTCACCAGGACCTTTCAGATGATGACATCAAGAGTGTGTTTGAGGCCTTTGGGAAGATCAAATCCTGCACGCTAGCCAGGGATCCCacaacaggaaaacacaaaggcTATGGTTTCATTG AATATGAGAAAGCACAATCTTCTCAAGATGCTGTTTCCTCTATGAACCTCTTTGACCTTGGAGGTCAATATCTCCGAGTTGGTAAAGCTGTGACTCCTCCGATGCCTCTCCTGACACCTGCTACGCCAGGAGGActacctccagcagcagctgtcgCTGCAGCAGCTGCTACAGCAAAGATCACAGCACAG GAAGcggtggcaggagctgcagttcTTGGTACTTTGGCAACCCCTGGGCTGGTCTCTCCAGCACTGACTCTGGCCCAGCCCTTAGGGGCGCTGCCACAGGCTGTAATGGCAGCACAGGCACCGGGAGTCATTACAG GTGTAACCCCTGCCCGACCTCCCATTCCTGTCACTATTCCACAAGTGGGAGTTGTGAATCCTATCCTGGCCAGTCCCCCAGCACTGGGCCTGATGGAGGtcaaaaaggagaaggaagaggaggaggtatTCCAGGAGTCGGAGAGGCCAGAGATGCTGAGTGAACAGGAACACATGAGCATATCTGGCAGCAGTGCCCGTCATATGGTGATGCAGAAATTGCTTCGTAAACAGGAG TCCACTGTGATGGTGCTTCGCAACATGGTGGATCCAAAGGACATTGATGATGACCTAGAGGGAGAAGTGACAGAAGAATGTGGCAAATTTGGGGCTGTAAACAGGGTCATCATCTACCAGGAGAAgcaaggagaagaggaggatgCAGAGATCATTGTCAAGATCTTTGTGGAGTTCTCCATGGCCTCAGAGACACACAAAGCCATTCAGGCTCTGAACGGGCGCTGGTTTGCAGGAAGAAAGGTGGTAGCAGAGGTGTATGACCAGGAGAGATTTGATAACAGTGACCTGTCAGCATGA